From Kineosporia succinea, the proteins below share one genomic window:
- the bla gene encoding class A beta-lactamase, whose protein sequence is MQMSARRLGGALAVVTVLFGCAAGPSAAATTPVVPVSATDATDASSSSEFRDLEKEFGATLGVYALDTGSGETVGFRADRRFAYASTFKALQAGVLLKQRTDREMDRVIRYDESDLLEYAPITSQHVETGMTLGELADASVRYSDNTAANLIFEELGGPRALDRALERLGDRTTHVDRIEPNLNEAAPGDIRDTSTPRALATDLRTLVLGRALNPADRSVLADLLRRNTTGDNLIRSAVPSDWTVGDKTGGGRYGTRNDIAVLWPPHGDPIVMAVLSTRPAEDATYDDALIARAAAVVVDELG, encoded by the coding sequence ATGCAGATGAGCGCACGACGTCTCGGGGGCGCGCTGGCCGTGGTCACGGTGCTGTTCGGGTGCGCGGCGGGCCCGAGCGCGGCCGCCACCACCCCGGTGGTGCCGGTTTCCGCGACCGACGCGACCGACGCGTCCTCAAGCAGTGAATTCAGGGACCTCGAAAAGGAATTCGGCGCGACGCTGGGAGTGTACGCACTCGACACCGGCAGCGGTGAGACGGTCGGCTTCCGGGCCGACCGGCGTTTCGCGTACGCCTCGACGTTCAAGGCGCTGCAGGCCGGGGTGCTGCTGAAGCAGCGCACCGACCGCGAGATGGACCGCGTGATCCGTTACGACGAGAGCGATCTGCTGGAGTACGCGCCGATCACCTCGCAGCACGTGGAGACCGGGATGACGCTGGGCGAACTGGCCGACGCCTCCGTGCGTTACAGCGACAACACGGCGGCCAACCTGATCTTCGAGGAGCTCGGCGGGCCCCGGGCGCTCGACCGGGCGCTGGAGAGGCTGGGCGACCGCACGACCCACGTCGACCGGATCGAGCCGAACCTCAACGAGGCGGCACCGGGCGACATCCGCGACACCAGCACGCCCCGGGCACTGGCCACCGACCTGCGCACGCTGGTGCTGGGCCGGGCCCTGAACCCGGCTGACCGTTCCGTGCTCGCGGACCTGCTCCGGCGGAACACCACGGGCGATAATCTGATTCGCTCGGCGGTGCCGTCGGACTGGACGGTGGGCGACAAGACCGGCGGGGGCCGTTACGGCACGCGCAACGACATCGCGGTGCTGTGGCCGCCGCACGGTGACCCGATCGTGATGGCGGTGCT